The following are encoded together in the Lathyrus oleraceus cultivar Zhongwan6 chromosome 3, CAAS_Psat_ZW6_1.0, whole genome shotgun sequence genome:
- the LOC127130940 gene encoding uncharacterized protein LOC127130940 yields the protein MRKAKTSSSRKNHIRIEPNVGMNEDGFVATNVADNAKAYGTVNKPISITALSKSSMIVTDRDGIDKNIRVLISQVLGIEPKTNVVSNSSTSLAQPDNNTENPINNPDIKNLIDQPIDIVNIEDLDSDDVPIGKRLAYGIAKRLKNRKGQVVGSSNAPSKSVIKKANVGPTKRWSKVVTPTPKKKSLKRKKVPSESSESDQDVEHNVQDIISNIPEVPLDNISFHSVENVEKWNYVYQRRLALERKLRKDEFECKKVLSLIQEVGLIKTIIGFRKCYEMLVKEFIVNIFEECDNKRRKEFRKVYVRGRCVDFSSEIINRFLGRNGEEQAEIKVSDDVVYKEITAKQVKEWPRKGKLSVSDLSLKYVVLHIIGVANWVPTNHTSNIAIGLGKFMYIVGTKSNFDFGSYVFYHTMKHVASYVVKLPIAFPSLICGVILSQHPNILINSDSTCKRDPPLSLHYRLFTRKHVLDIVMTSGHTSSRSTNRTSILTKLKDTCKTLDKTIKSCTKRKGKLEMLIKALSEEKGGEKTDRTDEEEDNEDIIVTSDEEETSNV from the exons ATGAGAAAGGCCAAAACTTCTTCTTCAAGAAAAA ATCATATCCGCATTGAACCTAATGTTGGTATGAATGAAGATGGCTTCGTTGCGACAAATGTTGCTGATAATGCTAAAGCTTATGGAACCGTCAATAAACCTATATCCATTACTGCCTTGAGTAAATCTAGCATGATTGTTACTGATAGAGACGGTATTGATAAGAACATTCGTGTGTTGATCTCTCAAGTTTTGGGGATTGAACCCAAGACAAATGTTGTGTCGAATTCCTCCACATCCTTGGCCCAACCGGACAATAATACTGAGAACCCCATAAATAATCCTGAT ATAAAAAACCTTATTGATCAACCCATTGACATTGTTAATATTGAGGATTTAGACTCTGATGATGTCCCTATCGGGAAAAGACTGGCTTATGGCATAGCTAAAAGGTTGAAGAATAGGAAAGGTCAAGTTGTTGGGTCCTCCAACGCTCCTTCTAAATCTGTCATAAAGAAGGCTAATGTTGGTCCCACTAAAAGATGGAGCAAGGTGGTTACTCCTACACCTAAGAAGAAGTCTCTGAAAAGGAAGAAAGTTCCTTCTGAATCTAGTGAATCTGATCAGGATGTCGAACACAATGTTCAGGACATCATCTCCAACATTCCTGAAGTTCCACTTGACAACATCTCTTTTCACTCTGTTGAAAATGTTGAAAAATGGAATTATGTTTATCAAAGAAGGTTAGCATTGGAAAGGAAATTGAGGAAGGATGAGTTTGAATGTAAAAAGGTGTTGAGTCTTATTCAAGAAGTTGGTCTGATAAAAACTATAATAGGTTTTAGGAAGTGCTATGAAATGCTGGTCAAAGAATTTATTGTGAACATCTTCGAAGAGTGTGACAACAAAAGGAGAAAAGAATTTAGAAAAGTCTATGTCAGAGGAAGATGTGTGGATTTTTCTTCTGAAATAATCAACAGGTTCTTGGGAAGAAATGGAGAAGAACAAGCTGAAATTAAAGTCTCAGACGATGTCGTCTACAAAGAGATAACTGCCAAGCAAGTAAAAGAATGGCCAAGGAAAGGAAAACTATCTGTTAGTGACTTGAGTCTCAAGTATGTTGTTCTTCACATAATTGGAGTTGCTAATTGGGTGCCCACTAATCACACCTCTAATATAGCTATTGGGCTAGGTAAGTTCATGTATATTGTTGGGACCAAGTCAAATTTTGATTTTGGGTCTTATGTTTTTTATCATACTATGAAACATGTTGCATCTTATGTTGTTAAACTGCCTATAGCTTTTCCCTCTTTGATTTGTGGAGTTATCCTAAGTCAACACCCCAACATATTGATCAATTCTGACAGTACTTGCAAAAGGGACCCTCCTCTCTCATTGCATTATAGATTGTTCACTAGGAAACATGTCCtagacattgtcatgacatctggaCATACGTCTTCAAGGTCCACTAACAGGACAAGCATTCTTACTAAGCTGAAAGACACCTGCAAGACTTTGGATAAGACTATAAAAAGTTGTACTAAAAGGAAAGGCAAACTTGAAATGTTGATTAAGGCTCTTTCTGAAGAGAAAGGTGGTGAGAAAACTGATAGAACTGATGAGGAAGAGGATAATGAAGACATAATTGTTACTAGTGATGAGGAAGAGACTAGCaatgtgtag